In Gordonia phthalatica, one genomic interval encodes:
- a CDS encoding glutamate synthase subunit beta, with amino-acid sequence MADPRGFLKHTERETPVRRPVDLRLMDWKEVYTEFDKDTLRTQASRCMDCGIPFCHNGCPLGNLVPEWNDLVYKDQWSEGMDRLHATNNFPEFTGRLCPAPCEASCVLGINQPAVTIKQVERELIEKAWDDDDVAPILPTHKTGKKVAVVGSGPAGLAAAQQLTRAGHDVVVLERADRIGGLLRYGIPEFKMEKRIIDRRLEQMTAEGTVFQTGVNVGVDITVEQLRSDYDAVILANGSTIGRDLPIPGRELDGIHQAMEYLPQSNRVQHGDVVDGQITAEGKHVVIIGGGDTGADCLGTALRQGAAKVHQFEIMPKPPIERAESTPWPTYPLMFRVSSAHEEGGERVYSVNTESFVGENGTVTALKAHEVKMVNGRFQKVEGSDYELKADLVLLAMGFVGPERGDLLDKLGVTYNERGNIARGDDFGATGLPGVFVAGDCGRGQSLIVWAIAEGRSAAAGADAYLMGSSQLPSPITPTLVAQR; translated from the coding sequence GTGGCTGATCCGAGAGGTTTTCTCAAGCACACCGAGCGGGAGACGCCGGTCCGGCGTCCCGTCGACCTGCGGTTGATGGACTGGAAAGAGGTCTACACCGAGTTCGACAAGGACACCCTGCGCACGCAGGCGAGCCGCTGCATGGACTGCGGCATCCCGTTCTGTCACAACGGCTGCCCACTCGGCAACCTGGTTCCCGAGTGGAACGACCTGGTCTACAAGGACCAGTGGTCCGAGGGCATGGACCGGCTGCACGCCACCAACAACTTCCCGGAGTTCACCGGGCGGCTGTGCCCCGCGCCGTGCGAGGCGTCGTGCGTGCTCGGCATCAACCAGCCCGCGGTCACCATCAAGCAGGTGGAGCGCGAGCTGATCGAGAAGGCGTGGGACGACGACGATGTCGCGCCGATCCTGCCGACTCACAAGACGGGCAAGAAGGTCGCGGTCGTGGGCTCCGGTCCGGCCGGGCTCGCCGCCGCACAGCAGTTGACGCGTGCCGGCCACGACGTCGTCGTCCTGGAGCGTGCGGATCGGATCGGCGGTCTCCTCCGCTACGGCATCCCCGAGTTCAAGATGGAGAAGCGGATCATCGACCGTCGTCTGGAGCAGATGACGGCCGAGGGGACCGTCTTCCAGACCGGCGTCAACGTCGGCGTCGACATCACCGTGGAGCAGCTCCGCAGCGACTACGACGCCGTCATCCTGGCGAACGGCTCCACCATCGGGCGCGACCTGCCGATCCCGGGTCGCGAGCTCGACGGGATCCACCAGGCGATGGAGTACCTGCCGCAGTCGAACCGCGTGCAGCACGGCGACGTGGTCGACGGGCAGATCACCGCGGAGGGCAAGCACGTCGTCATCATCGGCGGCGGCGACACCGGTGCCGACTGCCTCGGCACCGCTCTCCGTCAGGGCGCCGCGAAGGTGCACCAGTTCGAGATCATGCCGAAGCCGCCCATCGAGAGGGCCGAGTCCACGCCGTGGCCGACGTACCCGCTGATGTTCCGCGTCTCCTCGGCACACGAGGAGGGCGGTGAGCGCGTCTACAGCGTGAACACCGAGTCCTTCGTCGGCGAGAACGGCACCGTGACCGCGCTGAAGGCGCACGAGGTGAAGATGGTGAACGGGCGCTTCCAGAAGGTCGAGGGCTCGGACTACGAGTTGAAGGCCGACCTGGTCCTGCTCGCGATGGGCTTCGTCGGCCCGGAGCGCGGCGACCTGCTCGACAAGCTGGGCGTCACCTACAACGAGCGCGGCAACATCGCCCGGGGCGACGACTTCGGCGCCACCGGTCTGCCCGGCGTCTTCGTCGCAGGCGACTGCGGTCGCGGTCAGTCGCTGATCGTGTGGGCCATCGCGGAGGGTCGTAGCGCCGCTGCCGGCGCCGACGCCTACCTGATGGGCTCGTCGCAACTGCCGTCGCCGATCACGCCGACGCTGGTCGCTCAGCGGTAG
- a CDS encoding RNA-binding S4 domain-containing protein produces MDDIEIRDQSIRLGQFLKLANLIESGADAKAVIADEMVSVNDEVETRRGRQLHDGDVVELGGVSVRVAAR; encoded by the coding sequence GTGGACGACATTGAGATCAGAGACCAGAGCATCCGTCTCGGCCAGTTCTTGAAGCTGGCCAACCTGATCGAGTCAGGCGCCGATGCCAAGGCGGTGATCGCCGACGAGATGGTGTCGGTGAACGACGAGGTCGAGACCCGCCGCGGACGTCAGCTCCACGACGGTGACGTCGTCGAGCTGGGCGGGGTCAGCGTGCGAGTCGCAGCTCGCTGA
- the lysX gene encoding bifunctional lysylphosphatidylglycerol synthetase/lysine--tRNA ligase LysX — MTAPETGNPDPTSTDPIRDSARRTTANRRSTATIRRISNPSGLGRRVPRIAGTIVGLLATISLLSSLFPPFRHLIRVPRTFVDDYLFPMPSTSLAWTVVLGLLAVSLSMRKRVAWWITVAYLALYLVLNLLVVLVAASDPGWIDDWWASVVGLAVNIAMLVILIVSYRQFNTRVRRGALLSSLAVLLGGLAAGVLAGWGLVALVPGSLQPHERLPYAFNHVVAFAIIDVKPFAAHHAPWVISWLLGLFGALALIAAAVVLLRSQRLASLMTMDDERVVRALLDTYGEEDSLGYFSTRRDKAVVFSPDARAAITYRVEMSTAVAGGDPIGDPDSWSEAIAEFVAVCETYGWHPAVLGTSTQGAEVLAAAGFKAINLGDEAILDAAGFSLSGSAMKGVRGSVSRVKRLGVTVRMRRMSELPWDEVEGVVSRADAWRDTKEERGFAMALGRVGDPEDGDCLLVEAVENEGSDDEKVIGMLSFVPWGRSGVSLDLMRRDRKGPNGIVETMVSELARNAESVGVTRISLNFATFRDVFEQGPQVGARPVMRLVYSVLTFLSKFFQMESLYKSNAKYQPSWKPRYICYEDAGVIPRVALAAMIAEGFVQLPGKHWRDKHYKTGTSAIPEGIDVDALIAELEAQVRSRTHPVARRPEQVRVRLDKLDRLRDDGVDAYPVAHPPSHTVAQAAAADQGTTVRIAGRVTRERDFGKVTFVDLHDQSGEIQVLVERDAVTGQPLDFASTIDLGDLIEVTGTVGTSRKGELSILATDWRLNGKCLHPLPDKWSGLTDPEARVRQRYLDLAVNAESRRLLVTRSVVVRALRDHLAGQGFLEVETPILQQVHGGANATPFRTHINAYNLDLYLRIAPELYLKRLCVGGIEKVFEMGRNFRNEGVDFSHNPEFTSLEAYAAHHDYETMMVLTREMIVAAATAANGRGVIERIGDDGTVETVDISGEWPVKTVHDAVSEAAGVAVTPDSTVDELRDVCRGLDIAYRPDWDAGHLVLELYEHLVEDRTTFPTFYKDFPTSTSPLTRGHRSVDGVAERWDLVAWGVELGTAYTELTDPVEQRRRLTEQSILAAGGDSEAMELDEDFLTALEYAMPPTGGLGLGVDRIVMLITGQSIRESLAFPLAKPQS; from the coding sequence ATGACAGCACCGGAGACCGGCAACCCCGATCCGACGTCGACCGATCCGATCCGGGACAGCGCACGACGGACCACGGCCAACCGGCGTTCGACGGCGACCATTCGACGGATATCGAATCCGAGCGGGCTGGGCCGTCGGGTCCCGCGGATCGCAGGCACGATCGTCGGGCTGCTCGCGACCATCTCCCTGCTGTCCAGCCTGTTTCCGCCGTTCCGGCACCTCATCCGTGTCCCGCGGACCTTCGTCGACGACTACCTGTTCCCGATGCCGAGTACCAGCCTGGCCTGGACCGTGGTCCTCGGTCTGCTGGCGGTCTCCCTCTCCATGCGGAAGAGGGTGGCGTGGTGGATCACCGTCGCCTACCTTGCGCTGTATCTGGTGCTCAACCTCCTGGTGGTGCTGGTGGCGGCATCGGACCCCGGCTGGATCGACGACTGGTGGGCCTCCGTGGTGGGGCTCGCCGTCAATATCGCGATGCTGGTGATCCTGATCGTCAGCTACCGGCAGTTCAACACCCGCGTCCGGAGGGGTGCGCTCCTCTCCTCCCTGGCGGTCCTCCTGGGCGGGCTCGCCGCCGGCGTCCTGGCCGGGTGGGGCCTGGTGGCGTTGGTCCCCGGGTCCCTGCAGCCGCATGAACGACTGCCGTACGCGTTCAACCACGTCGTCGCCTTCGCGATCATCGACGTGAAGCCCTTCGCGGCTCACCACGCGCCGTGGGTGATCAGTTGGTTGCTCGGCCTGTTCGGCGCGCTGGCGTTGATCGCCGCGGCGGTGGTCCTCCTGCGCTCGCAACGCCTCGCCTCATTGATGACGATGGACGACGAGCGGGTGGTGCGCGCCCTGCTCGACACCTACGGTGAGGAAGACTCTCTCGGCTACTTCTCCACCCGTCGAGACAAGGCGGTCGTCTTCTCGCCCGATGCACGCGCCGCTATCACCTACCGCGTCGAGATGTCGACGGCCGTGGCCGGCGGTGACCCGATCGGCGACCCCGACTCGTGGTCGGAAGCGATCGCCGAGTTCGTCGCCGTCTGCGAGACGTACGGCTGGCACCCGGCCGTCCTCGGCACGAGCACGCAGGGAGCCGAAGTGCTCGCGGCGGCGGGCTTCAAAGCGATCAACCTGGGTGACGAGGCGATCCTGGATGCGGCGGGCTTCAGTCTGTCGGGCTCGGCGATGAAGGGCGTCCGGGGCTCGGTGTCCCGCGTCAAACGGCTCGGGGTGACGGTCCGGATGCGTCGCATGAGTGAACTGCCGTGGGACGAGGTCGAGGGAGTGGTGTCTCGCGCCGACGCGTGGCGCGACACGAAGGAGGAGCGCGGATTCGCGATGGCTCTCGGTCGTGTCGGTGACCCTGAGGACGGCGATTGCCTGCTCGTGGAGGCCGTCGAGAACGAGGGCTCCGACGACGAGAAGGTGATCGGCATGCTCTCCTTCGTCCCCTGGGGGCGGAGCGGCGTGTCGCTCGACTTAATGCGGCGAGACCGCAAGGGACCCAACGGAATCGTCGAGACCATGGTGTCCGAGCTGGCGCGCAATGCAGAGAGCGTGGGCGTCACCAGGATCTCGTTGAACTTCGCGACCTTCCGCGACGTCTTCGAGCAGGGGCCTCAGGTCGGCGCGCGACCGGTGATGCGACTGGTCTACTCGGTCCTGACCTTCCTCTCGAAGTTCTTCCAGATGGAGTCCCTCTACAAGTCGAACGCCAAGTACCAGCCGTCGTGGAAGCCGCGCTACATCTGCTACGAGGACGCCGGCGTGATTCCGCGCGTCGCCCTCGCAGCCATGATCGCCGAGGGCTTCGTTCAACTCCCGGGCAAGCACTGGCGCGACAAGCACTACAAGACGGGGACGTCCGCGATCCCGGAGGGCATCGACGTCGACGCGCTGATCGCCGAACTCGAGGCACAGGTGCGTAGCCGGACGCACCCCGTCGCTCGCCGACCGGAACAGGTGCGGGTGCGCCTGGACAAGCTCGACCGTCTGCGGGACGACGGCGTCGACGCCTACCCGGTGGCGCACCCGCCGTCGCACACGGTGGCGCAGGCCGCAGCGGCCGACCAGGGAACGACCGTCCGGATCGCCGGTCGAGTGACCCGCGAGCGGGACTTCGGCAAGGTCACCTTCGTCGACCTGCACGACCAGAGCGGTGAGATCCAGGTCCTTGTCGAACGCGATGCGGTGACCGGCCAACCTCTCGACTTCGCATCGACCATCGACCTCGGTGATCTCATCGAAGTCACCGGCACCGTCGGAACCAGCCGCAAGGGTGAGCTCTCGATCCTGGCCACGGACTGGCGGCTCAACGGCAAGTGCCTGCACCCGTTGCCCGACAAGTGGAGCGGCCTCACCGATCCCGAGGCCCGCGTGCGCCAGCGGTACCTGGACCTCGCGGTCAATGCCGAGAGCCGCAGACTGCTCGTCACCCGCAGCGTGGTCGTCCGGGCCCTCCGCGACCATCTCGCCGGACAGGGCTTCCTGGAGGTGGAGACACCGATCCTGCAGCAGGTCCACGGCGGCGCCAACGCGACCCCGTTCCGAACCCACATCAACGCCTACAACCTGGACCTGTACCTGCGGATCGCCCCCGAGTTGTACCTGAAGCGGTTGTGCGTCGGCGGCATCGAGAAGGTCTTCGAGATGGGCCGCAACTTCCGCAACGAGGGCGTCGACTTCTCCCACAACCCGGAGTTCACCAGCCTGGAGGCGTACGCGGCGCACCACGACTACGAGACGATGATGGTCCTGACCCGCGAGATGATCGTCGCCGCGGCCACGGCAGCCAACGGTCGCGGCGTGATCGAGCGGATCGGCGACGACGGCACGGTCGAGACCGTCGACATCTCCGGGGAGTGGCCGGTGAAGACCGTGCACGACGCGGTCTCGGAGGCGGCCGGCGTCGCCGTGACCCCGGACTCGACCGTCGACGAACTCCGCGACGTGTGCCGCGGCCTCGACATCGCCTACCGCCCGGACTGGGATGCCGGGCACCTCGTGTTGGAGCTGTACGAGCACCTGGTGGAGGACCGCACCACGTTCCCGACGTTCTACAAGGACTTCCCGACGTCCACCTCGCCCTTGACGCGCGGGCACCGCAGCGTCGACGGCGTCGCCGAACGCTGGGACCTGGTCGCCTGGGGTGTGGAACTCGGCACCGCTTACACCGAGTTGACCGATCCGGTGGAGCAGCGCCGGCGTCTCACCGAACAGTCGATCCTCGCCGCGGGCGGCGACTCCGAGGCCATGGAGCTCGACGAGGACTTCCTCACCGCGCTCGAGTACGCGATGCCCCCGACCGGCGGCCTCGGGCTGGGCGTCGACCGGATCGTCATGCTCATCACCGGACAGTCGATCCGCGAGTCGCTGGCGTTCCCGCTGGCAAAGCCCCAGTCGTAA
- the rraA gene encoding ribonuclease E activity regulator RraA, translating to MSTLNFKATADLVDEIGPDVRSCDTQFTQYGGNREFAGTVTTVRCFQDNALLKSILGEQNPGGVLVIDGDASVHTALVGDVIAELARSNGWVGIIANGAIRDAKMIGGMAIGVKALGTNPRKSTKTAAGERDVPVTLGGVTFNPGDAVYSDDDGIVLVAPAD from the coding sequence ATGAGCACGCTGAACTTCAAGGCCACCGCTGACCTCGTCGACGAGATCGGCCCCGACGTCCGAAGCTGCGACACGCAGTTCACCCAGTACGGCGGCAATCGGGAGTTCGCAGGCACGGTCACCACCGTCCGCTGCTTCCAGGACAACGCGCTGCTCAAGTCGATCCTCGGGGAGCAGAACCCCGGCGGCGTGCTCGTGATCGACGGTGACGCCTCGGTGCACACCGCGCTCGTCGGCGACGTCATCGCCGAGCTCGCCCGCTCCAACGGCTGGGTCGGCATCATCGCCAACGGCGCCATCCGCGACGCGAAGATGATCGGTGGCATGGCCATCGGCGTCAAGGCGCTCGGTACCAACCCGCGCAAATCCACCAAGACCGCCGCAGGCGAACGCGACGTCCCGGTGACTCTCGGAGGCGTCACCTTCAATCCCGGCGACGCCGTCTACTCGGACGACGACGGCATCGTCCTCGTCGCACCCGCCGACTGA
- a CDS encoding succinic semialdehyde dehydrogenase, translating to MPKPAPAYFQRLAALAAIDNVADRPTKPVLEAFSGAEMATIPVATAQDLELAVARARAAQAAWADRSAADRAKVIGRFSELVHENAEALMDIAQAETGKARIYAQEEVIDVAMTARFYAQAGPKMLADRKVQGMLPGATDVRVRYQPKGVVGVISPWNYPLTLAVSDAVAALIAGNGVVIKPDSNTPYCCLALAELLYQAGLPRELYAVVPGPGSVVGQAIVANTDYVMFTGSSATGATLAAQAGQRLIGFSAELGGKNPLIITRNADIDRAVSGAARACYSNSGQLCISIERIYVDRAISDEFTEKFAEHVKNMTLASTYDFNADMGSLASAQQVDTVEAHVNDAVGKGAKVLAGGRRRADLGPFFFEPTVLADVNEQMTCFRDETFGPLVAIYPVDSTDEAVKLANDTDYGLNASVFAGSNDEAQKIAEQIHAGTVNINEGYAAAWGSTAAPMGGMGISGMGRRHGAEGLLKYTEPQTIATQRFIGLDGIKGIPQSLYLKMTPQLIKTLKYLPGR from the coding sequence ATGCCGAAGCCCGCACCCGCCTACTTCCAGCGCCTCGCGGCGTTGGCCGCCATCGACAACGTCGCCGACCGCCCCACCAAGCCGGTCCTGGAAGCCTTCAGCGGCGCCGAGATGGCGACCATCCCCGTCGCGACCGCCCAGGACCTCGAACTGGCCGTCGCCCGCGCCCGTGCCGCGCAGGCCGCGTGGGCCGACCGTTCCGCCGCCGACCGCGCCAAGGTGATCGGCCGCTTCTCCGAGCTGGTCCACGAGAATGCCGAAGCCCTCATGGACATCGCCCAGGCCGAGACCGGTAAGGCGCGCATCTACGCGCAGGAGGAGGTCATCGACGTCGCCATGACCGCGCGCTTCTACGCGCAGGCCGGCCCGAAGATGCTCGCCGACCGCAAGGTGCAGGGCATGCTCCCGGGTGCCACCGACGTCCGCGTCCGGTATCAGCCGAAGGGCGTCGTCGGCGTCATCAGCCCGTGGAACTACCCCCTGACGCTCGCCGTGTCCGACGCCGTCGCCGCCCTGATCGCGGGCAACGGCGTCGTCATCAAGCCCGACAGCAACACGCCGTACTGCTGCCTGGCGCTGGCCGAACTGCTGTACCAGGCGGGGCTGCCGCGCGAGCTGTACGCCGTGGTCCCGGGCCCCGGCTCGGTGGTCGGCCAGGCGATCGTCGCGAACACCGATTACGTCATGTTCACCGGATCGTCGGCCACCGGAGCCACCCTCGCCGCGCAGGCGGGCCAGCGGCTGATCGGCTTCTCCGCGGAGCTCGGCGGCAAGAACCCGCTGATCATCACCCGCAACGCCGACATCGACCGAGCGGTGTCCGGTGCCGCCCGCGCCTGCTACTCGAACTCGGGTCAGCTCTGCATCTCCATCGAGCGGATCTACGTCGACCGCGCGATCTCCGACGAGTTCACTGAGAAGTTCGCCGAGCACGTCAAGAATATGACCCTCGCGAGCACCTACGACTTCAACGCCGACATGGGTTCGCTGGCGTCCGCGCAGCAGGTCGACACCGTGGAAGCCCACGTCAACGACGCGGTCGGCAAGGGCGCCAAGGTCCTCGCGGGCGGTCGTCGTCGCGCCGACCTCGGCCCGTTCTTCTTCGAGCCGACCGTCCTGGCCGACGTCAACGAGCAGATGACCTGCTTCCGCGACGAGACCTTCGGTCCGCTGGTCGCGATCTACCCGGTCGACTCCACCGACGAGGCCGTCAAGCTCGCCAATGACACCGACTACGGCCTCAACGCCAGCGTCTTCGCCGGCAGCAACGACGAGGCGCAGAAGATCGCCGAGCAGATCCACGCGGGCACCGTCAACATCAACGAGGGCTACGCCGCCGCATGGGGCTCCACCGCGGCGCCGATGGGCGGCATGGGCATCTCCGGCATGGGCCGCCGCCACGGCGCGGAGGGCCTGCTGAAGTACACCGAGCCGCAGACCATCGCGACCCAGCGCTTCATCGGCCTCGACGGGATCAAGGGCATCCCGCAGAGCCTGTACCTGAAGATGACGCCGCAGCTCATCAAGACGCTGAAGTACCTGCCGGGGCGGTAG
- a CDS encoding NAD(P)/FAD-dependent oxidoreductase encodes MDNTAPIPSIDYDTIVIGGGIAGVSIAYELAEHQSVAVVERESTLAYHTTGRSAATFLESYGNATVRALTRASRDFFVAPPEFVDGPLVADLPLLIVAEEAEVETLRALHEAVNGGPTHSGTIELIDGAAAEALNPMLRPGYTDLAMVDFGSLELDVHGLHQGFLRGFRRRGGEVLKSAGIVGARRERSAWVLTDAQGDELRTRNVVNAAGAWCDEVAELFGAAPIGIRPLRRTAFMVSGPRELPAGFSASRRTMTMSASEDFYFKPDGASFLCSPADETLQEPADAKPDDLEIARAIERLNEASLLGVRSVATSWAGLRSFTADRTPVIGADPTVDGFYWFAGQGGYGIQMAPALARAGAGLTLHGELPADLTGIGLSASVLSASRAALAA; translated from the coding sequence ATGGACAATACCGCTCCGATCCCCTCCATCGACTACGACACAATCGTCATCGGTGGCGGAATCGCCGGCGTCTCGATCGCCTACGAGTTGGCCGAACATCAGTCGGTCGCCGTCGTCGAACGGGAGTCGACACTCGCGTATCACACCACCGGCCGCTCGGCCGCGACCTTCCTCGAGAGCTACGGCAACGCGACGGTCCGCGCTCTGACGCGCGCCAGTCGCGACTTCTTCGTCGCCCCGCCCGAGTTCGTCGACGGCCCGCTGGTCGCCGACCTCCCACTCCTGATCGTCGCCGAGGAAGCCGAGGTCGAGACCCTGCGCGCCCTGCACGAGGCCGTCAACGGCGGGCCGACGCACAGCGGGACCATCGAGCTGATCGACGGCGCCGCCGCGGAGGCGCTGAACCCGATGCTGCGTCCCGGATACACGGATCTGGCGATGGTCGACTTCGGCTCACTGGAGCTCGACGTCCACGGCCTGCACCAGGGTTTCCTGCGCGGCTTCCGACGCCGCGGCGGCGAGGTGCTCAAGTCCGCGGGGATCGTCGGCGCCCGCCGGGAACGGTCGGCGTGGGTGCTGACCGATGCGCAGGGCGACGAGCTGCGGACCCGGAACGTCGTGAATGCCGCGGGCGCCTGGTGCGATGAGGTGGCCGAGTTGTTCGGCGCCGCCCCGATCGGCATCCGCCCGCTGCGTCGGACCGCGTTCATGGTGTCGGGTCCGCGTGAGCTGCCCGCCGGGTTCTCCGCGTCGCGCCGGACGATGACGATGTCGGCGAGCGAGGACTTCTACTTCAAGCCCGACGGCGCGAGCTTCCTCTGCTCGCCGGCCGACGAGACGCTGCAGGAGCCCGCGGACGCCAAGCCCGACGACCTGGAGATCGCCCGCGCCATCGAACGCCTCAACGAGGCGAGCCTGCTCGGCGTGCGGAGCGTCGCGACGTCGTGGGCGGGGCTGCGGAGCTTCACCGCGGATCGGACGCCGGTGATCGGCGCCGACCCGACCGTCGACGGCTTCTACTGGTTCGCGGGCCAGGGCGGCTACGGAATCCAGATGGCACCCGCGCTCGCGCGCGCCGGCGCGGGTCTGACCCTGCACGGCGAACTGCCCGCCGACCTCACCGGCATCGGCCTGTCCGCGTCCGTGCTGTCCGCGAGCCGGGCGGCGCTGGCGGCGTAG
- a CDS encoding Lrp/AsnC family transcriptional regulator, whose amino-acid sequence MARLDRTDARILQALCEFPRATGVQLAGLVNMARNTVQSRLGRWDTEELLAPFDRRVNPRDLGFPLRAYIAVVVDQHRLESVVASLGAIPEVLEVVGISGAADLHLLVAAADADDLYRIAGYVLAVPGVTRTTVSVVMHEAIPYRTLPLIERLAGRHRED is encoded by the coding sequence ATGGCCAGGCTGGACAGGACCGACGCGCGAATCCTCCAAGCGCTCTGCGAGTTCCCCCGCGCGACGGGCGTGCAGCTCGCGGGCCTGGTGAACATGGCGCGCAACACCGTGCAGAGCAGGCTCGGCCGCTGGGACACCGAGGAGCTGCTGGCACCCTTCGACCGCCGCGTGAACCCGCGCGACCTCGGCTTCCCCCTCCGGGCGTACATCGCCGTGGTGGTCGACCAGCACCGCCTCGAGAGCGTCGTCGCCTCGCTCGGGGCCATCCCGGAGGTCCTGGAGGTGGTCGGCATCTCCGGAGCCGCGGACCTGCATCTGCTGGTCGCGGCGGCCGACGCCGACGACCTGTACCGGATCGCGGGCTACGTGCTCGCCGTCCCCGGGGTCACCCGCACAACGGTGTCCGTGGTGATGCACGAGGCGATCCCCTATCGGACGCTGCCGCTGATCGAACGGCTCGCGGGGCGACACCGGGAGGACTGA
- the pdhA gene encoding pyruvate dehydrogenase (acetyl-transferring) E1 component subunit alpha: MSDLDEIVQLVTIAGERHIHPDFSTYVDDVDMADIRKLYEDMVVVRRLDAEATALQRQGQLGLWAPLLGQEAAQIGSARALEADDFAFPSYREHAVAYCRGVQLKELMPFWRGTSLSGWDPNKYNMATPAIIIGAQTLHAAGYGMGVNFDGANSAVITYFGDGATSQGDVAEAMGFAASFAAPVVFFCQNNQWAISEPVTLQTKAQISHRGHGYGMPTVRVDGNDVLAVLAVTRAALELAREGGGPTFIEAVTYRRGPHTTSDDPTRYRTAEDEAEWIRRDPIERIRLLLESAGALSEGDVKAIGDHADAAAAELRRGCLELEDPPAMSIFDDAYAEPHSLIDAERREYAAYLDTLDA; encoded by the coding sequence ATGTCTGACCTCGACGAAATCGTCCAGCTCGTCACCATCGCCGGCGAGCGTCACATCCACCCCGACTTCTCGACCTACGTCGACGACGTCGACATGGCCGACATCCGCAAGCTGTACGAGGACATGGTCGTCGTGCGTCGTCTCGACGCCGAGGCCACGGCGCTGCAGCGTCAGGGCCAGCTCGGACTCTGGGCTCCGCTTCTGGGCCAGGAGGCCGCACAGATCGGCTCCGCCCGCGCGCTCGAGGCCGACGACTTCGCCTTCCCCAGCTACCGCGAGCACGCCGTCGCCTACTGCCGCGGCGTCCAGCTCAAGGAACTGATGCCGTTCTGGCGCGGCACGTCGCTGTCCGGCTGGGACCCGAACAAGTACAACATGGCCACCCCGGCCATTATCATCGGCGCGCAGACCCTGCACGCCGCGGGTTACGGGATGGGCGTCAACTTCGACGGTGCCAACAGTGCGGTCATCACCTACTTCGGCGACGGCGCCACCAGCCAGGGCGACGTGGCCGAGGCCATGGGCTTCGCCGCCAGCTTCGCCGCACCGGTCGTCTTCTTCTGCCAGAACAACCAGTGGGCCATCTCCGAGCCGGTCACCCTGCAGACCAAGGCGCAGATCTCGCACCGCGGTCACGGCTACGGGATGCCGACGGTCCGCGTCGACGGCAACGACGTTCTCGCGGTGCTCGCCGTGACGCGCGCCGCGCTGGAACTGGCGCGCGAGGGCGGCGGACCCACCTTCATCGAGGCCGTCACCTACCGCCGTGGCCCGCACACCACGTCCGACGACCCCACCCGCTACCGCACCGCGGAGGACGAGGCCGAATGGATCCGCCGCGATCCGATCGAGCGGATCCGCCTCCTGCTGGAGTCGGCGGGCGCGCTCTCGGAGGGCGACGTGAAGGCCATCGGCGATCACGCCGACGCCGCCGCCGCCGAACTCCGCCGCGGCTGCTTGGAACTCGAGGATCCGCCGGCCATGTCGATCTTCGACGACGCCTACGCCGAGCCGCACTCGCTGATCGACGCCGAGCGCCGGGAGTACGCGGCCTACCTCGACACCCTGGACGCCTGA